CGGGGGTCGACGAGGCCGTGCTCACCGGCGAAGGAGAGGTCGGCGGGCGCCGAGTGGCGGTGATCTGCTCCGAGTTCTCGTTCCTCGCCGGTTCGATCGGCGCGGCGACGGCTCGGCGGATCATCCGCGGCATCGAGCGCGCCACGGCCGAGGGCCTGCCGCTGCTGCTGTCGCCCACCTCGGGCGGCACGCGCATGCAGGAGGGCACCCCGGCATTCGCGATGATGGTGTCCATCACCACCGCCGTCGCCAGGCACAAGGACGCGCACCTGCCCTTCCTCGTGTACCTGCGCAACCCCACCACCGGCGGCGTCATGGCGTCGTGGGGCTCCTCCGGCCACTTCACGTTCGCCGAGCCGGGCGCGCTCCTCGGTTTCCTGGGCCCGCGGGTGGTCGAGCTGACGACGGGCACCGGCATCCCGGAGGGCGTGCAGAGCGCGGAAAACCTGTACGAGCGCGGCATCATCGACGGCGTCATCTCGCCCGAGGGGCTGCGCGGTTCGGTGCGGCGGACCGTCGACGTGCTCATGCCGGACGTGGAGACCGCCGAGCCGGCGCCGCCGGCGGACGCCGTGCCCGACGGCCGCGGCGCCTGGGAGTCGATCCTGCGCACCCGCGAACCGTCGCGCCCGGGTGGCGGGGACATCCTCGCCGCGCTCGAGGACCGTTCCGTGCCGCTGTCGGGCACCGGCGACGGCGAGAACGACGACGCGGTGCGAGCCGTGCTGGCCCGCATCGCCGGGCGCCCCGTCATCATCGTCGTGCAGGACCGCCACCGGCAGCCGCCCCTGGGGCCGGACCCGATGGGCCCGGGGTCGCTGCGCTTCGCCCAGCGGGCCATCCGCCTGGCCGAGAGCCTGCGGATTCCCCTGGTCACGGTGATCGACACGCCCGGCGCCGAACTGACCAAGGAAGCCGAGGAAAACGCGATGGCCGGCGAGATCGCCCGCACCCTCACCGCGCTCCTCGACGTCCGCGTGCCCACCGTGTCCATGATCCTCGGCCAGGGCTGCGGCGGCGGCGCCCTCGCGATGCTGCCCGCCGACCGGGCCCTGGCCATGCACGACGCCTGGCTGTCGCCGCTGCCGCCCGAGGGCGCGTCGGCGATCATCCACCGCGACACCGAGCACGCGCCCGAGATGATGGAGGCCCAGGGCGTCGCCGCCGAAGCACTGCTGTCCGCCGGGGTCATCGACGAGATCATCGCCGAGCCGGAGGACAATGACGAGCTGGTCGACCGGGTCCTGGGCGCGATCGCCCACGCCCTGTGGACGCTGGAGACCGCCCCCGAGCGCGTCGGCCGCGAGCAGCGCTTCGCCCATTACCGGGAGTTCGCGCTGGGCTCGTGACGCCGGTGGCCGGACACGCGCAAGGGGCGCGGCGGGCGGATCGATCCGCCTGCCGCGCCCCTCTTCTTCGCGCCGCCGTTTCCGGCCGAGCGCCGTTACTTGACGTCGAGCAGGTCGATGACGAAGACCAGGGTCTTGCCCGACAGGAAGTGGCCGGCGCCGGCGGGGCCGTAGGCCTTCTCCGGCGGGCAGATCAGCTCGCGGCGGCCGCCGACCTTCATGCCGGGGATGCCCTCCTGCCAGCCGGCGATGAGACCGTCGAGCGGGAACTCGATCGACTGGCCGCGGTTCCACGAGGAGTCGAACTCGTCGCCGGTCTCGAATTCGACGCCCACGTAGTGGACCTCGACGCGGGCACCCGGGGTCGCCTCGGCGCCGTCGCCGACGGTGATGTCGTTGATGACCAGATCAGTGGGGGCCGGGCCGGACTTGGCGCCGAGTTCGGGCTTCGTCATGGTGAGTCTCCTCGTATCGGCGGCTCGGCGGGCGCGGCGCACCCGACGCGCCGCGTCGGTTCGGTTTCTTTCCAAAGGAGTGTAGTGCACGTGCGTCCGCCGGGGCGGCGGATGGCGGCGGCGTTTGCCGTGCCGCGAAACGACCGCGCCCCGCCCGACCCATGGGGCCGGACGGGGCGTTGCCGCGGTGAGCCGTGGCTTCTAGCGCTCGTCGCGCGGGATGAAGTTGCGCTCGTTCTCGCCGGTGTAGATCTGGCGGGGGCGGTTGATCTTCGAGGCCGGGTCGGTGACCTGCTCGTTGAAGTGGGCGATCCAGCCCGGCAGGCGGCCGATGGCGAACAGGACGGTGAAGAAGTCCGTCGGGAAGCCCATGGCGCGGTAGATCAGGCCGGTGTAGAAGTCGACGTTCGGGTAGAGCTTGCGCTGGACGAAGTAGTCGTCGGCGAGCGCGATCTCCTCGAGCTTCATGGCCAGGTCCAGCAGCTCGTCGCCGCCGAGGTGGGCCAGGACCTCGTGCGCGGTCTTCTTGGCGATGGCGGCGCGCGGGTCGTAGGACTTGTACACGCGGTGACCGAAGCCCATCAGGCGGACGCCCGGCTCCTTGTTCTTGACGCGGTTCATGAAGTCGGTCGCGTCGCCGTCGTGGTTGTTCTTGATGTCCTCGAGCATCTCCAGGACGGCCTGGTTGGCGCCGCCGTGCAGCGGGCCGGACAGGGCGTTGATGCCCGCGGCGATGGAGACGAACATGTTGGCGCCGGAGGAGGCGACCATGCGCACGGTCGAGGTGGAGCAGTTCTGCTCGTGGTCGGCGTGGAGGATCAGCAGCTTGTCCAGGGCGTCGACCAGCACCGGGTCAACCTCGTACTTCTCGGACGGGAAGCCGAACATCATGCGCATGAAGTTCTCGCGCGCGTTCAGCGAGTTGTCCGGGTAGAGGTACGGCTGGCCCTGGGAGGCGCGGTAGGCGTACGCGG
This genomic stretch from Corynebacterium hansenii harbors:
- a CDS encoding carboxyl transferase domain-containing protein encodes the protein MSRTSARELIDSVIDRGTYRSWDTPPDYGDIGDDYAATLARAREKSGVDEAVLTGEGEVGGRRVAVICSEFSFLAGSIGAATARRIIRGIERATAEGLPLLLSPTSGGTRMQEGTPAFAMMVSITTAVARHKDAHLPFLVYLRNPTTGGVMASWGSSGHFTFAEPGALLGFLGPRVVELTTGTGIPEGVQSAENLYERGIIDGVISPEGLRGSVRRTVDVLMPDVETAEPAPPADAVPDGRGAWESILRTREPSRPGGGDILAALEDRSVPLSGTGDGENDDAVRAVLARIAGRPVIIVVQDRHRQPPLGPDPMGPGSLRFAQRAIRLAESLRIPLVTVIDTPGAELTKEAEENAMAGEIARTLTALLDVRVPTVSMILGQGCGGGALAMLPADRALAMHDAWLSPLPPEGASAIIHRDTEHAPEMMEAQGVAAEALLSAGVIDEIIAEPEDNDELVDRVLGAIAHALWTLETAPERVGREQRFAHYREFALGS
- a CDS encoding FKBP-type peptidyl-prolyl cis-trans isomerase, with amino-acid sequence MTKPELGAKSGPAPTDLVINDITVGDGAEATPGARVEVHYVGVEFETGDEFDSSWNRGQSIEFPLDGLIAGWQEGIPGMKVGGRRELICPPEKAYGPAGAGHFLSGKTLVFVIDLLDVK
- a CDS encoding citrate synthase, producing MATENNKAVLHYPGGEFEMDIVNATEGNDGIAIGKLLAETGLTTFDPGYTATGSTTSAITYIDGGNGILRHRGYPIEQLAEQATFNEVSYMLINGELPTKEQLEKFNYDIRHHTLLDEDFKKAFSIFPRDAHPMATLASSVNILSSYYQDELDPSDPEMRDLATARLMAKVPMLAAYAYRASQGQPYLYPDNSLNARENFMRMMFGFPSEKYEVDPVLVDALDKLLILHADHEQNCSTSTVRMVASSGANMFVSIAAGINALSGPLHGGANQAVLEMLEDIKNNHDGDATDFMNRVKNKEPGVRLMGFGHRVYKSYDPRAAIAKKTAHEVLAHLGGDELLDLAMKLEEIALADDYFVQRKLYPNVDFYTGLIYRAMGFPTDFFTVLFAIGRLPGWIAHFNEQVTDPASKINRPRQIYTGENERNFIPRDER